One genomic segment of Hordeum vulgare subsp. vulgare chromosome 2H, MorexV3_pseudomolecules_assembly, whole genome shotgun sequence includes these proteins:
- the LOC123426747 gene encoding pentatricopeptide repeat-containing protein At4g02750-like has product MRLLGVKLPAICATTKPPMPSSPAPRRRPPAAATSTALLPRLRLAVGHTSPRRLLLQSLALVLTSNLSSTHAAVSSRLLNSLLPHLPASHPHLLRFLPFDHLTLLLLSSGSPNRHTIYPLPAASSLHALAVRSGHLPADLRLANSLLARYLAHGSHASARRLFADVPRPDAVTWNTLLRACLRSGLLPSARHLFDQMPVRDLVSYNSMLSGHAAAGDMDGARQLFDGMPERDVVSWNSMLAGHTRCGDMEEARRMFDAMPERDVVSWNSMLDGYAQAGDVLAARAVFDGMPRRSTVSWNVVLALYARVKNWRECLRLFDAMMAVGAAVPNEKTFVSVLTACGSLGDLERGKRVHDLVRQRWETLVPDVLLLTALLTMYAKCGVMEAARVIFDSMGERSVPSWNSMIIGYGLHGQSEKALELFLEMERTGPRPNETTFVCVLSSCAHGGLVLEGWWCFDRMVRLYGVEPKAEHFGCMMDLLGRAGLLTDSDTLVQNLQEKASPALWGAMVSASRAQNGSRLGEFVGKKLIEMRPKEVGPYVLLSNIYAAEGRWNDVEKVREMMKGNGAEKDVGLSLVGSSEPEHRIGTEDGVVLSMLGEIGAHLKLPSVEPKRMEGRL; this is encoded by the coding sequence ATGCGCCTACTCGGCGTCAAACTTCCCGCCATTTGCGCCACCACCAAGCCCCCGATGCCATCCTCGCCagcgccgcgccgccgcccgccggCGGCGGCGACCAGCACCGCCCTCCTCCCGCGGCTCCGGCTCGCGGTCGGCCATAcctccccgcgccgcctcctcctccaatccctaGCGCTGGTCCTCACCTCCAACCTCTCATCCACCCACGCCGCCGTCTCCTCCCGCCTCCTCAACTCCCTCCTGCCGCACCTCCCCGCCAGCCACCCCCACCTCCTCCGCTTCCTCCCCTTCGACCAcctcaccctcctcctcctctcctccggcAGCCCCAACCGCCACACCATCTACCCCCTCCCCGCCGCCTCATCCCTCCACGCGCTCGCCGTCCGCTCGGGACACCTGCCCGCCGACCTCCGCCTCGCCAACTCGCTCCTGGCGCGCTACCTCGCGCACGGCTCCCACGCCTCCGCgcgccgcctctttgccgacgtCCCCCGCCCCGACGCCGTCACCTGGAACACCCTCCTCCGCGCCTGCCTCCGCTCCGGCCTCCTCCCCTCCGCACGCCACCTGTTCGACCAAATGCCCGTGCGCGACCTCGTCTCCTACAACTCCATGCTGTCCGGCCATGCCGCGGCCGGGGACATGGACGGCGCACGGCAGCTGTTCGACGGGATGCCCGAGAGGGACGTGGTCTCCTGGAACTCGATGCTGGCCGGGCACACCCGCTGCGGAGACATGGAGGAAGCCAGGAGGATGTTTGATGCGATGCCGGAGAGGGACGTCGTGTCGTGGAACTCGATGCTGGACGGGTACGCCCAGGCCGGTGACGTCCTGGCGGCGAGGGCCGTGTTCGACGGCATGCCGAGGAGGAGCACTGTGTCCTGGAATGTCGTCCTGGCGCTGTACGCGCGGGTGAAGAACTGGCGGGAGTGCCTGAGGCTGTTTGACGCGATGATGGCGGTGGGGGCTGCCGTGCCGAACGAGAAGACCTTCGTGAGCGTCCTGACGGCCTGCGGCAGCCTCGGTGATCTCGAGAGGGGAAAGCGGGTGCACGACCTGGTCCGACAGAGGTGGGAGACGCTCGTGCCGGACGTCCTCCTGCTCACGGCGCTGCTGACTATGTACGCCAAGTGCGGGGTGATGGAGGCTGCGAGGGTGATCTTCGACTCGATGGGCGAGAGGAGCGTCCCGTCTTGGAACTCGATGATCATCGGCTACGGGCTGCATGGGCAGAGCGAGAAGGCGCTCGAGCTGTTCCTGGAGATGGAGCGAACTGGGCCAAGGCCGAACGAGACGACCTTTGTCTGCGTCCTGAGCTCGTGCGCCCACGGCGGCCTGGTGCTCGAGGGCTGGTGGTGTTTCGACAGGATGGTCAGGCTCTACGGCGTTGAGCCCAAGGCCGAGCACTTCGGCTGCATGATGGACCTCCTCGGCCGCGCCGGGCTGCTCACAGACTCCGACACCCTTGTCCAGAACCTGCAAGAGAAGGCGTCCCCTGCGTTGTGGGGCGCCATGGTCTCGGCCTCTCGGGCGCAGAACGGCTCCAGGCTCGGGGAGTTTGTCGGGAAGAAGCTGATCGAGATGAGGCCGAAGGAGGTTGGCCCGTACGTGCTGCTCTCGAACATCTACGCCGCGGAAGGGAGGTGGAACGACGTCGAGAAAGTGAGGGAGATGATGAAGGGGAACGGGGCCGAAAAGGACGTCGGGCTGAGCCtcgttggatcaagtgaaccagagCACCGTATTGGTACTGAAGATGGCGTTGTTCTGTCGATGCTGGGCGAGATTGGCGCACATCTGAAGCTGCCGTCCGTGGAGCCCAAGCGCATGGAAGGGAGGCTGTGA
- the LOC123426748 gene encoding haloacid dehalogenase-like hydrolase domain-containing protein Sgpp, whose product MASTNGGFASPLAATVPVEAVLFDIDGTLCDSDPLHHVAFQEMLLAIGYNNGVPIDDEFFINNIAGRSDVEAAQNLFPDWPLEKGLKFLEEKEIKYRSLAMERLEPVKGLGKLVQWVKDHGYKRAAVTNAPRINAELMIKLLGLSDFFQAVIVGGECEKPKPAPFPYLKALKELEVSAAHTFIFEDSASGTRAGVAAGMPVVAVLTRNPEKSLEEAGAALIVNDYEDQKLWNALEEIDREEAKLKSGGA is encoded by the exons ATGGCGTCCACCAATGGCGGCTTTGCCAG TCCCCTCGCAGCGACCGTTCCGGTTGAGGCGGTTCTCTTTGACATCGATGGCACTCTGTGCGACTCAGACCCTCTTCATCACGTCGCTTTCCAAGAAATGCTTCTTGCG ATTGGGTACAACAACGGCGTGCCCATAGACGACGAGTTCTTCATAAACAACATTGCTGGAAGGAGCGATGTTGAAGCTGCCCAAAATTTGTTTCCAGACTGGCCTCTCGAAAAGGGGCTGAAATTCCTAGAGGAGAAAGAGATCAAATACAGAAG TTTGGCAATGGAGCGCCTAGAGCCTGTAAAGGGACTTGGCAAGCTGGTTCAGTGGGTGAAAGATCACGGCTACAAACGTGCTGCAGTAACCAatgccccaaggatcaatgcagaGCTGATGATCAAACTTCTTGGTCTATCAGACTTCTTCCAGGCCGTGATAGTTGGAGGTGAATGCGAGAAGCCAAAGCCCGCACCCTTCCCATACCTGAAGGCCCTCAAGGAGCTCGAAGTATCTGCGGCACACACCTTTATCTTCGAG GACTCTGCTTCAGGGACGCGTGCGGGTGTTGCTGCGGGGATGCCCGTCGTCGCCGTGTTGACGAGGAACCCGGAGAAGTCCCTAGAGGAAGCCGGGGCCGCATTGATCGTCAATGACTATGAAGACCAGAAACTGTGGAACGCGCTCGAGGAGATTGACAGGGAGGAAGCGAAGCTAAAGAGTGGTGGGGCATGA